In Blastopirellula marina, the genomic stretch GGCTCGGACCCCGTTTCCAAGGTGAACTACCTGGTAACACTGTGCGTGTTGAACCAGGAAAACGAAGTTCAAAAGAAAGAGCTTGAAGCGTTGTATTTCGATAGTCTTACCTACTTCCAGAAAAACCCGGAAGCCACCAGCAAGTTGGTTGGCAAGGACGAGACCCCAGCAGAATTAGCGGCCTGGGCGATTGTGTGCAATACGATACTCAACCTCGACGAAGTCGTTATCCAACGCTAATTCCCTCCTACCCCGCGAAACGTATCAAGGACCTATTCGATGGATCCTCAGAGCGAATATATCCAAGCGATCACCCGCCGCCACTTCTTTCAGAAGGGGGCCCTTGGGCTAGGTGCCGCGGCGCTGGCCTCGATGACCGATCTGCCGGCCCAGGCAGCGAAGCTTCCCAGTTCTGGCATTGGCGGTCTGCCCAATCTGCCCCACTTCGCCCCCAAAGCGAAGCGGGCCATCTACTTGTTCATGGCCGGTGCTCCGTGCCAGATGGACTTGTTCGACTACAAGCCGCAAATGAACGAGTGGTACGACAAAGATCTTCCTGAATCAATCCGGCAGGGGCAACGTCTCACGACGATGACCTCTGGTCAGAAGCGTTTTCCGATCGCTCCTTCCAAGTTCAAGTTTTCCCCCTACGGTGAAAACGGCACGATGATTAGCGAGCTGTTGCCGTACCATGGAAAGATGGTCGACGACATCGCGATCGTAAAGTCGCTCCATACCGAGGCTATCAACCACGACCCGGCCATCACGTACATCTGCACCGGCAACCAACTGCCTGGCCGACCCAGTTTGGGCTCGTGGCTCAGCTATGGTCTTGGTTCGATGAACGAGAACCTTCCGACCTTCGTCGTGATGACACCCAACTGGAGCGGTCGCAAGGAAGCCCAGGCACTTTATAACCGCCTGTGGGGAGCCGGCTTCCTGCCGTCGAAGCATTCGGCGGTCACGCTGCGCAAGTCAGGCGACCCGATCTTGTTCCTGTCGAATCCCGAAGGAATCGATAGCTCACTCCGCCGGCGAATGCTCGATAGCGTTTCCAAGATCAACCAAGAAACCTATCGGCTTTCAGGCGATCCTGAAACACAATCGCGAATCTCGCAGTACGAGATGGCGTTCCGCATGCAGTCCTCGGTGCCGGACCTGGTCGATTTGAAGCAAGAAACGCAAGCGACGCTCGATATGTACGGCCCGGAAGTCACCAAGCCCGGGACGTTTGCGGCCAGCTGTTTGCTGGCCCGGCGTATGGTTGAACGGGACGTACGCTTTGTACAGATCTTCCATCGCGGTTGGGATCAGCACGGGAACGTGGCTCGCGATCTTCCGGCTCAG encodes the following:
- a CDS encoding DUF1501 domain-containing protein, translating into MDPQSEYIQAITRRHFFQKGALGLGAAALASMTDLPAQAAKLPSSGIGGLPNLPHFAPKAKRAIYLFMAGAPCQMDLFDYKPQMNEWYDKDLPESIRQGQRLTTMTSGQKRFPIAPSKFKFSPYGENGTMISELLPYHGKMVDDIAIVKSLHTEAINHDPAITYICTGNQLPGRPSLGSWLSYGLGSMNENLPTFVVMTPNWSGRKEAQALYNRLWGAGFLPSKHSAVTLRKSGDPILFLSNPEGIDSSLRRRMLDSVSKINQETYRLSGDPETQSRISQYEMAFRMQSSVPDLVDLKQETQATLDMYGPEVTKPGTFAASCLLARRMVERDVRFVQIFHRGWDQHGNVARDLPAQAKDVDQAAWALIQDLKMRGMLDDTLVVWGGEFGRTIYSQGGLSKENYGRDHHPRCFTVWMAGGGVKPGVVHGETDDFSYNIVKDPVHIADLNATILHCLGIDHRRLSIPFQGLDVRLTGVEERHPVKELLI